A DNA window from Melanotaenia boesemani isolate fMelBoe1 chromosome 6, fMelBoe1.pri, whole genome shotgun sequence contains the following coding sequences:
- the LOC121641222 gene encoding uncharacterized protein LOC121641222 isoform X2, with the protein MKMIVWFGFVLCALSAAGKDFITEVGKKVNLECGVNVVTNWLFWYKGSEMVRHVKYMSNIPARGEGNIEIAKRSRIKLANLEISDVKETDAGEFRCEADGKTSKHTLAVVSVSVVPSGELEVGGEATLKCLVKALDQSSKVEWRKPDGSVISKETVQLKPLVVSDGGTWQCHVTYKEVAYQKSLTITVKASAPETTTPSKFPDPKKNNNARPDKSDHASSDTGKLFGFEWWVWAALGAGCLVLILLVIFIIIMCKRVKRKKRKFLTMKRAQQLQIPKKYCECERQTAAAKPQQGRRREKPSPLAHQPLLTQ; encoded by the exons ATGAAGATGATTGTGTGGTTTGGATTTG TGCTTTGTGCACTCTCTGCAGCTGGAAAAGATTTCATCACAGAAGTTGGGAAGAAAGTTAACTTGGAGTGTGGAGTTAACGTTGTCACAAACTGGCTGTTTTGGTATAAAGGAAGTGAAATGGTTAGACATGTTAAATATATGAGTAATATTCCAGCCAGAG GAGAAGGAAACATTGAAATTGCCAAGAGGTCAAGAATAAAGCTAGCAAATCTGGAAATCTCTGATGTGAAAGAAACAGATGCTGGAGAGTTCAGATGTGAAGCAGATGGAAAAACATCTAAACACACACTTGCTGTGGTTTCAG TTTCAGTCGTTCCCTCTGGTGAGCTCGAGGTGGGCGGTGAGGCCACGCTCAAGTGTCTGGTAAAAGCTTTGGACCAGAGCTCTAAAGTGGAGTGGCGCAAGCCAGATGGTTCAGTCATCAGTAAAGAGACAGTTCAACTTAAACCTCTAGTCGTCTCAGATGGAGGTACCTGGCAGTGTCACGTGACCTATAAAGAAGTGGCCTACCAAAAAAGTCTGACCATCACAGTAAAAG cgTCTGCTCCTGAAACAACTACACCCTCCAAATTCCCAGacccaaagaaaaacaataatgcTCGACCAGATAAGAGTGACCATGCATCCAGTGATACTGGAAAGCTCTTTGGCTTTGAATGGTGGGTCTGGGCTGCACTGGGAGCTGGCTGCCTGGTTTTGATCCTCCTGGTcatatttatcattattatgtgCAAGAGGGTCAAAAGAAAGAAG AGGAAATTCCTGACCATGAAGCGTGCCCAGCAGTTACAGATTCCCAAGAAGTACTGCGAGTGTGAGCG CCAAACAGCTGCAGCAAAACCGCAGCAAGGACGCCGCAGAGAGAAGCCATCACCCCTCGCGCATCAACCCCTGCTAACGCAGTGA